The genomic interval GACAAAGCAGGATACAATACCAACGCCAATTTACATCCCGCCAGGGAAATTCATAAGGGGTATAGACATAACTTGCGACTTTGACAATCCACCACCCCAACCATTCAAGCTGAGCGAGATAATAGGTTTTTTGATTGCAAAACAAAAATAAATTTTCCCTATGAAAATTTTTATACTTTCGCTTTTAATTTTCGTTCAATCATTTTCTCAGCAGGTGAGGAAGGAAACCGGGACATTAACTGGTTTAGTTGTTGATGCTGAGACAGGTCAACCTATTTTCGGTGTAAATGTAATAATTATGAATACTTTTCTTGGTTCCGCTACCAATCATGAGGGCAAATTCACGATTAAAAATATTCCACCTGGAAAATATAAGCTCCGTTTCTCAGCTATCGGATATGAGACAAAACTAATTGATTTGACGATGAACCCGGGCGAGGAGATTGATTTAAAAATTTCCATTAAGCCGACAGCTTATGCTGTTGAGCCAGTTTTGGTAACGGCGACGAGAAGAGAACAAAGGTTAAGCGAGGTCCCGGTCAGTTCAACCGTCGTTGAATCCGATATAATCTCAACAAGGAACAACTTGCAAATTGACGATGTGTTAAGGTATGTTTCAGGTGTCAATATGATTCAATATCAAGTTAACATCCGCGGTTCAAGTGGCTATAGTCGTGGGACGGGGACAAGAGTTTTACTGCTCTTTGATGGTGCGCCATTTTTGACAGGTGATGCTGGAGAAATAATTTGGGAGGCGATACCAGTTTGGCAAATTGAAAGAATTGAGGTTATAAAAGGCGCTGGCTCGGCTTTATATGGCTCAAACGCCATCGGTGGAGTGATAAATGTGATAACAAAAGAAACAAGTCAAGAGAAATCCATCAGATTTAGAACATATCTCGGCGTCTATGATAAACCTTACTATCAACAATGGAGATGGAGCCCAAGATATAGGTTTTATTACGGCGGTTTCACATCTTTTAATGGGACAATTGGAAAAATTGGAACCTTAATCCACCTTCAAAGAAGCATTGATGAGGGATATAAACAAAATCAAAACTATCACCGCTGGAATCTTTTCTCAAAGTTCAAGTATAACATTTCCCCATATTCAAACGTAAACTTGATTTTCAACTACATCAGACAAAAAAACGAGACATTCTTCTATTGGAAAAATTTGAGCAACGCTTTAATCCCGCGAGATGAAGACATAGGAGCAATGGTAAGCTCCGAGAGGTTTAACATCTCCGCTCAATATAAGGAAATTTTAACTTCAAAATTCTTTTACATTGTAAGGGCAAGTTTTTTCAGGAACAAATGGTCGGATAACGGCACACCGCAAAACAAAAGCACCGCTGGCTTGACAAACTTTGAAACACAATTTAATTATCAACCTAATGAAAGACATCTTCTAATTTTTGGAGCCGATGGTTCAATAAACATTGTAAAATCAACGCTTTTCCGCAGTAGAAACTCCCATTCAATCGCGCTTTACATCCAAGATGAATTCAAATCATCGGAAAAGTTAAATCTCACATTTGGTTTAAGAGGTGACCTATATAAACTTGACACACTAAAATACACGGGTCAAATCAATCCGAAATTTAGCGCCGTTTATAAGTTGACCCAAACTTCAAACTTAAGATTATCGTTTGGAACTGGCTTTAGAGCGCCCGCGATAAGTGAAGCATTTACAAGCACAACAGCAGCAGGTGTGACCGTTAAACCAAATCCATCGCTCAAACCAGAAAGAGCAATCTCATTTGAAACCGGCTTAAGGTTTATTCATCTTTTTGCTATGATTGACCTTGCCGTCTTCTGGAATCATTACTGGAATTTGATTGAGCCCGTCTTTGATGTTGATGGGAAAATTTTCTTCAAAAATGTAACAGAGGCGAGAATACAAGGGCTTGAAATCAGCGCAAATTTATTCCCTCTAAGCCCCGTTAATTTGTCGCTCGGTTATACTTACCTCTTCCCCTGGGATTTAAGCGAAAAAGCTATACTTAGATACAGACCAAAACATATTTTCTACGCAAACGCAAATGCCGGATATAAACTTTTCACCATCGGTGCAGATTTCAGATTTATAAGCAAGTACGAAAGGATTGATGAACTTTTGAAAATAATTGTGCCAGATGCGGAAGAAAGAGTTCCAATTTATGTCGTTGATGCAAGGGTCGGCTTCAATTTCAGCAAGTTAAAAATCTTGTTCAATATCAACAATCTGCTTCAATACAACTATGTTGAAATAGTTGGGAATCTTGCGCCGATTAGAAATCTCAATTTATCAATTGAGTATGAACTTTGACTTAAATGCTTTATAAATTGAAACCGCTGCGAAAAGTTTGACTGCGTCCCAAAATGTGAAGATCAAGAAGCCAGATTTTATCGCTTCTTTAAAGTTATGTATCAAGACGAAATTTAAATGTAAAGTTCCGATCGCAAAAATTACCAACAATCCAACTGTCATTGAAAAAGCAACCCACAGGGATGAATCTCTAAACTTCAAAAGATGCCCAACAACAAATGCTGATATCGGGAAGGCAAGAAGATAACCTCCTGTTGGTCCAATAAGTTTAGAAATTCCAGCCACTGGTCCAGCAAAAACAGGTAAACCAGCTGAACCAAGCGCAAGATATAAAATCTGACTCAAAGCCCCAAGATAAGGTCCAAGAAAAGCACCGCTTAACAAAACGAACAATGTTTGCAGAGTATATGGAACTGGTTGAGTTGGTATTTCAATTTTAGCCCCAATGAAAGTTAATCCCACAAATGCAACCACCCAAAGTGTCCTCGTTAAAGAGTTAATCTTTGACTGATCAAGTGAAATCGCTCTTATCTGCCTCATCTCAAAATAATTTTTTTGTTTTCAATCAAAATTTTTCAAAATACCCTTAAAAAATTCAACTGACTCTTTAATAGCCATTTCAAGTTGAACGCTCGTGTTAGTGAATGGATGCTTAGTATTGAAAAAGTGATTTGCCTTTGGGATCAAGACAAACTTTGAAAACTTTGGATTCGCATCTCTAAGTCGCTGGGCTTCAATTAAAGGGACGATTACATCAGCCGTCCCGTGTATAATTAAAGCTGGGATTTTCAACTTTGAAAAAGCATCCACTATCTCATATCTTTCCTTATTTTTTTCAAAGTCATCAAAGATGATCTTATCTATTCTAACTTTAATCGGGGAGTCAGGAACTTTGACAAAAATATAGCCATTTTTCTCCATTTCTTCAACTTGATGTTTGCTGTATCTTCTAAAAGTTGATATTGAAGCCCAAAGACAAAGAGCACCGACTCTATCGTCTTCAACTGATTTAATAATTGAAATACCACCACCCCCAGAATGACCCATCAAAAATAAATGACCATTGCTTAAAACTTTGAAACCTTCCCCACTGGCATAGTCAATCACAGCGGTTAAGTCCTCAAGTTGTTTTGATACCGTATTTTTGGCAAGTTTTTCAAAGTCAGTTATCTTCTTCGGATTTTCACTTATCCCGTTATGAGAAAAATTAAACCTTACGAAAACGAAACCGGCTTCGGCGAATTTGTCCGCCACATATGGGATAAAACCCCAGTCCTTGAAACCAAGGAAACCATGTGAATAAATGACAACAGGTGCCGGGAGAAATTCCTTAACAAAATGAACATCAGCAGTTATCCTGTCTCCCGATGAGTTGTAAATTGTCAAACTTTGCATTTCCACTTTCATTTTCTATACTTACATTTTTCTTGAAATTATGCTCTCAATGAGAAAAGTTAAAAGAGATAGCGCAAGGAAAAATTTCCATAATTCAACCCCATACCTTGCCCTTAAAATTTCGTTTGCAATTTCTCTCTCATCCCCGGGCGTTAAAAATCTATATTGCCCAACGCCTAATCTTTTCATAAGCTTCTCAATTTCTGCTTCTGTGATTTTCTCATAAACAGATTCATCCTTCGGTGGATTAAAAGCAATCTTGATCAATTTACCATTTATCTTGCTTGGAACATTTTCGGAGACCGAATAAACGCCGGGTATTGTCGCATAAGATAAACTCAATCGCGCATCGCTCAACTTAAAAGCAAAATCACTCCCGTCGGGACGATTAAGTTTAAGTTCCCGTGGATTTCCCCCGAAAAATTTAACTACTTGATATTGCGGTACTTCAACTGTGTCACCAATTGAATATTCCGGCTTCAAATTTATTGAATTTGATAGATACAAAACGGATTGTAAAACGAGGGGAATGAAAATACTTTTATAGGGCAGATTTGAAAATTTATCATTCGGCTCGGTTGTGTAAATTAAAATTCTCCCATTGCCCTCGGCTCTTTCAGCAAGGAATGGAGTTCCATCACCAAGCTCTATTATACTCGTCAATCCATAGGTCGTCTTAAACTTAACATATTCAATTATCTCTGGAGAATCAATTTCCCTCGGTTTTTCCACGAAGACGCCCTCAAAAATTGGATTGTTATACTCAACCCTTGAGAAAAACATCTTCTGTTTTACAATTCCCTCAATTTCAGGTAAACCGAAAATTGAATTGAAATTTTGATTCATCAATTTAACATCAAGTTTTGATCCGAGAAATATAACCAATCCCCCACCGTTTAAGACGAAACTTTTCAATTTCACCGCACTTTGACGATCAATATAATTTGGGTTCACAACGAAAACGACATCAAAATTTGAAAAGTTGACCCCGGATTGAAGCGTTGCCTCGGTGATTTTGAAAAATGCACCTTTAAACATCTCTTTAATCGTTGAAAAAGCAATCCGAAGAAACTTCAAGTCATCGGAACTTCCAACAAGTAAAATCCTTATTCCATTTGGGATATAAAGAGTGAAATACCTTCTATTGTCAAAGTTAAAATTGTCATCTTCAATTTCAACAAATCCATCAACAAAGCCATTTATCTCTTCTGTTATGATGTTGAAATCAACTGTCTTTGATGATTTCCCCTTCAAATTTACGCTCTTTTGAGCGACCCTTCTTCCATTTAAAAAAACGCTGACAACACAATTTTCAACATCGGAATCACCGTGATTCGTGACATTTGCTTCAAGAGTGAGCGTTCGCCCCGTGAAAATTATCCTATTTTTAATTTCAACTTTATCAATAGAGAGATTTCCTTTGGTGAAATTACCGACATTGACAAGAAAAACCTTTACATCTGGCGATAACTTGAACTCCTTTTTTATTTCCGAGGCGAATTCACTTTTTTGAAAGTCCGAAATAATGTAAATCTCACGGTTCAAATTCCTTGAATTTTCAATTACGCTACCAGCGAGGGCGATTGCATCGGTAATTTTTTTGTGAGAATAAACAAAGCTCGTTTCCTCAATCAATTTCTTCAAGTAACCAACATCGTGAATGAAACCATCACTTGAAACATCCGGCATATCAGAAAGTCGTATTAAAGCAAACTCATCGGATTCATTTAACAAACTCGCAATTCCATTTGCTATTGACTTTGCTTGATTGATGAACTTGCCGTTTTCATCAACCGAAGCCATGCTCAAGGTGTTATCAAGAATTATAACGACGCTACTTCTTGCCTGTCCCGAAGGTATCGGCTTGAAGAGATAACCCTTGATCACAGGTCTTGCAAAAGCAAGGACAAGGAAAACAATCCCCAACATACGAAGCATCAGGAGGATCAACTGCTTTATCTTTAACGATCTTATCCTTGAAAGTTGAAGCTCTTTTAAAAACTTAACTGAGCTGAACTCCACTGTCTTTAATCTTCTCAGGTTCAACAGGTGAATTAAAATTGGTATCGCAGAAAATAAAAGTGCGAACAAGAAAGTCGGATTTAAAAAGGTCATTACTTCCCTATGTCAATTTGATATAGAAACCTTCTTTGTATTTCCCTTGCGGTTTTGGTGTTAGCGAGACCTCCTTGTGCGGTTTCTTTAAGCTTTGGTGACATAAGTTCTGCGACCTCATTCATAGCAAGTATGACTTCATCAAGCGGTATAACTGATTCAACACCAGACAGAGCGATTTGAGCGGATGTGAAAGCATTCGCTACGCCGACTGCGTTTCGGAAAATACAAGGTATCTCAACAAGCCCCGCTATTGGGTCACATACAAGACCCATCGCACTTTGAATTGCGAAACAAGCTGCGCTTTCAATCTGTTTGTTGTTCCCACCAAGAAGATAAACTATGGCTGAAGCTCCCATCGCAGCTGCGCTTCCAGTTTCACCCATACATCCAGCTTCTGAACCAGCAACAGAAGCATTTTTAACTATCAAAAGCCCTATAGCGGATGCGACCAGTAAACCTTCAATTGCTTTATCTTCATTTATACCGTGTTCTTCCATCATTGTGCTTATAACGGCAGGCATAATCCCAGATGAACCAGCCGTTGGAGCAGCTGCGATTCTTCCCATACAAGCGTTCACTTCACTGACAGCCATAGCCTTAGCTATCGCTTTTTTAAAGTTAACGGTTAAAACATCTATTCCAGCATTGAAAACCTTTTTAGCATAGTTATTCAGCATCCCGCTCGGTGATTTAACATCGCGCGTTAAACCATTCTCCACTGATTCAAGCATGACATGTAAAATTTTCCTCACCCCATCAATAATCTGTTCCCTCGTTTTACCCGTCTTTCTAATCTCATACTCAATCATAACCCCTGGAATTGTTGTGTTCAACTGACGACAGTACCTTAAAATATCTTCAAATGTATTTATCTCCATGACAAACCCAAAGTTTTGTTTTAAACTATCGGCTCAACGAGCCGTACATAATGAACCCAGCTAAAAGAAGAAATTTTTTGAAGGACTTCATTTGGGACTTCCTGATCAACTTCAATGACCATGTTTGCGAGTTTTTCTTCCCTTGAAACGAACATGTTCGCGATGTTTATATTTTTCTCGGCAATGGCTCCGCTTATATGTGCAATGCTACCGGGAATGTCATCAGCAATTATCACGATTGTGTGGGTCATAACTGAAAAACTAACTTTGAATCCTTCAATTTCAACCACCTCAATTCTTCCGCCCCCGAGTGAAGAACCGACCATTTCAATTTTATTTCCATCTTTATCAAAAAGTTTTATCCTTGCTGAGTTTGGATGTAATTTTGGTGCCTTCATTATGAGTTTAAACTCATATTTTAACCCTTTTTCCTTTGCCATCTCAAGCGAATTTCTCAATCTTTCATCGTCGGGTCTCATCCCAAGGATTCCACCAACTATAGCTCTATCTGTCCCGTGCCCTTTGTATGTCCTCGCGAATGAATTGTAAAGCGTTATCTCCGCCTTGACAGGTTCCGTCCCAAGCAATTGCCTTGCTATAAGACCAAGCTTTGCTGCCCCTGCAGTGTGCGAACTTGACGGTCCTATCATCACAGGTCCAAGTATGTCAAAAATGCTCGGCATATTAAAATAAGGGTCTAAATCTAAATTTCACTCCAATTTCCTCCTCAACAAATTTCCTATGCCTTTCAACATCAATGCCATCAACTCCAACAATTGTCATCGTTGTTTCAATTCCATATTTTTTGCACTCTTTCGCAAAATCAATCATCGCCTTGTAATATCTTTCACCGTCTATATTCATCAAGCGACCATATTCAACTGGGTCCATTGAGTTTAAACTTATTGATACCGAATCAATCAAACCAACAAGTTCGGGGACGATATTTCTCTTGTTGATTACATTGCCGTGACCATCTGTATCAAGGCGTGTCCTTCCACCGCGTTCTTTCACATATTTTGCTACTTCCTTTATAACATCAAGTCGTATTGTGGGCTCACCATAACCGACAAAAACAACCTCATCATATTTGCTCGGATCACCTATCTCCTTAATCAATTCCTCTGCGCTCGGTTCACGATCTATTTTAAGCGAATAACCCTTAACTATCGCCTCCCCCTTCCTGTCACAGAAGATACAGTCAGCGTTACATCTCAAAGTCAAATTAAGATAAAGTGAGTTCTTGATTTTATATACTATCTTCGGCTCGGGTTTCTCCCCGATTCTGAAAAGACGATACACATTGAAACTTGTCGTTCTTTCAATATCTTCAAGCGTAAAACCTTGAATCTGCGCTATCTTCTCGGCTACAAACTTAACATACATTGGCTCATTTCTCTTACCGCGAAATGGTTGAGGAGCCAAAAAAGGAGAATCGGTCTCAACAAGTAAATGTTCAGGTTGAATCTCCTTGACGACTTTAACGACATCCCCAGCATTTTTAAAAGTTACAACACCAGATATTGAAATGTAAAATCCAAGATTTATAGCCCTCCACGCATCCCGCACACTACCACTGTAAGTATGGAAGACGCCCCGAGGCGGTGGAAGCTTCCCATCAGCCAACTTTCCAAAACCCGTCCATTTATCATCAATCTCGGATTCAAGAACTTCAAAAATCTCTTTATGCGATTCCCTATTATGAATTATCACTGGCAAATTTCGCCTTTTTGCTATCTTTATTTGCTTCCTGAAAATATCAATTTGAACTTCCTTTGGTGAAAAATTATAATGAAAATCAAGCCCTATCTCTCCAATTGCTACAACCTTTGGGTGATAGCTTAACTCCTCTATCTTTTCAAGCGACTTCTCATCCGCTTTTGATGCATCGTGAGGATGAAAACCAACACCAGCGTAAACGAAGTCATATTTTTCGGCAAGCTCAATCGCCTTAACACTTGTTTCAAGATCTGTGCCAGGGCAAATTATATATTTAACCCCTGCATCAAGCGCTCTTTTCAAAACCTCATCGCGGTCAGAATCGTAACTGTCCCAATAAATATGTGCGTGTGTGTCAATCAGCATTTAAAGCTCCCAAATTTATTTTTCAAGCCACTCAAGGAAAACTTTATCAAAAAGTTCGGGATTTAATTTAACCTTATCGTAATGTCCCGAAATTAATCTCTGTCTCAATGCCTCATATAAAGTCACAGCACAGGCAACTGAAACATTTAAACTTTGAACCATTCCAAACATTGGAATCATGAAAATTCCATCCGCTTTCTGGCTTGCTTCATCAGAGACGCCACGATGTTCATTCCCAAAAACAAAAGCGACTTTTTGAGTGAGGTCAAGTTCATAAAGCGATTTTGAACCTTCAACGAGCTTCGTCGCATAAATTTTAAATCCTTCATCTCTCAAAGTATTATAACAATCATCAATGCTTTTAAAATTTCTTCTGTAAACCCATTTCATCGTTCCAGCACTTGACTTTTTACCTATGTCGGGAAATTGTTCAATCGTATAAACGAGATTTATCATAAAGACGCCGACAGCATCACATGTCCTTATAATTGCGCTTACATTGTGAGGGTCGTGAATGTTCTCAACCACAACCGTCAAATCATCTTGCCTATGCGATAGGACATATTTTATCCTTTCAATTCTTCGCTCAGTTCTCAAGTTTCATCCCTTTTAATTTGTAACAAAGCAACTGCTGAAATGACAAAAATCGCGCCGATCAATTGAATCAAGGATAATTTTTCCTCAACTATGACCCAAGCGGAAATTATCGCTACAACAGGTTCAAGCGTACTTGTGATTATGGCGGATGAGGGTTGAACGAACTTTAATCCTGTGAAATAGAAAAAATACGGGATTAAAACGGAAATCATAGCGAAAATAAAGAAAACAAGCCAATCCGAAAGTGAAAAATCCGAATTTAAAATTTTCCAGGGCGGATTAAACATAAGCCAGAAAATCCCAGCGAACATCAAAGAAAATGTCAAACTCCCCCAGACATTATGTCCTTGCCCGACTTTTTTACCATACACATTGAAAAACGCCCAACATAGAGCCGATCCAACACCACTTATCAAACCGATTTTGCTCAAGTTCAAAAATTGGACATCAAAGATGCGGACGACAAATGCACATCCCAAAAGCGATAAAAACATCGCCAACAACTTTATCGGAGTAATTCCTTCGCTCTTGCTCAAAACGCCATACAGCACAACAAGCACAGGCGCTGTGTATTGCATGATTATCGCAGTTGCGACATTTATCTCGTTCAATGTGAAATAATAAGTGAAATTTGAACCGGCAATTCCAATAACCCCAAGCAATGCAAACCGTAAAATATCTCTTTTCGGGACTTTGAGATTTTCCCTTTTAAAAATGGAAAGGAAAATAAACAAAACGACGAATGAAAGCGTTGATCTCATCTGAACAAGGGTCAAAAGATCAACATTGTGCTTAAACAAAAACTTTGCAAATGTCGCTGAAAATCCCCAAAATAAAGTAGCCATAATTATGCTCATATAACCAAGTAGATTCCCAGACCTCAACTTTCTCTGGACTTTTGTTCATAATATCTCGCCATTTCCTCATTCCCGATGGCTCTATGAAGCAAACACAAGCGTTGAAAAATCGGTTTAGGAACCCTTACATATTTCAATCCCTCAGTTAAAAATTCAATCAATGTCTCGGCGGGTGGAATATTAAGATCCGGGTCATAGCAATCAGCAGCATCAAGATAGGGGTCTAATTCATCTGGTTTTACTTGTGATGCCCTTTTGTAATACCGCAGAGCTCCTTCGTAATTATCAAACTTTGAATGAACGACTTCAAACACGCTTGCAAGCCACATATAAACATCATATGCAATTGAAGGGAATTCATTTGCTATTTTTTCCCCGAACATCGCAATTGCCTCAGCTGATAAAGAATTGTTCCAGAAAAGCAACCTGTAAAGTTCAATATCTTCAATCCTTTGCCTTATCGCCTCCTCAACCGCATCAAAAATCTCATTGAAATCCTCAGAGTTGATAAAGCGATTTCGTATTTCTTCGTAAGATAAATTTTTTTCCATCAAAAGGGTCTATTTTATCAAGACCATTTTTTTCGCCTGGACAAAATTTCCATCTCGGCTGAAAAATTCAAGCCGATAGAAATAAACTCCAGAACTTAAATTAACGCTATCAAATTTTAATTTCAACTGATATCTGCCTTTTCTTTGAAAATCATTAGCAGCGATTAAAACCTCTCGCCCAAGAAGGTCAAATACCCTTAACCTTACAAAACCATCAGAGGGAATTGCATAACTTATATTTGTTTCCATATTGAAAGGGTTGGGATAATTCTGAGATAGCTCAAAATCTAAATCCTGCTCGTCTCTCAATAAGGCGAAGGTTATCAAACTTGACCCCCCGTTTTGTTTATACCTTGCAACAAACTCCTGAAGGTAAAGATTTACAACAAGTGTATCCCAAATTATTATGATGTTTTCATCATTTGAACTTTCAGCGCTATTGCTCCAGTTATATGAGCCAGTTATCAAAATCGGTTCAGAATAAATATGCGTCGGATCAATAAGACAATACTTGTGATGAAATTGAGCTGACCTATCGGTATCAATTAAAACTTCTGAAAAAGAGCTCAAAAAACTATATTGACTCCCCTGATCTGTGTTATTATCCAGTATCCCTTTAACTATAACGCCGTTATCGGATCTACTCTTCAAAGTTGAGGCAAGGTCATTTCTGGTAAATGTAAGAAGCGCATAAAAAATTGATTTATCTGCCGTTAAAAGCACTCTATTAATTTTTGAGGCGATTTTATCGCTTGGGCTGAAATAAACCTCAACCCTCTTACCTTTTATATTGAAGACATGTGGTGTATTATCGGTTTTATTTATCCCAAATTTTGCATTCGCTACATTTGGAGTGTCACCGTAGCCACCCCACATCTCTTCAAATTCCCTTGTAAAGGCGCCAGCAAGCGCTCTGTCTTGAATTTCAATCACATTTTGAAAATCATTATAAGTCCCTTGAACTGTTGCGTTCCACGAACCAGTCCAAACCCAATCATCAGCCCAACTTGAACTGTCCCGATAATCAAAAACTGCAAATTTATTATGCATTATTCCACCGCTATAACGGCTTGCAAGAACTGGGATGCCAGCATTTATGAGGTCTCTAACAGGAGCGTTATTAATTTTTGAGCTGTCAATTATAAATCTTATCTTCACCCCCCTTGATTTCGCACTTATCAACG from Candidatus Thermokryptus mobilis carries:
- a CDS encoding phospholipase D-like domain-containing protein, with amino-acid sequence MCRLIFLTLLVYNLQAQILKDPPYEKYVDSVQIVFAWQTFSLSDSRVKIGKTPMYEIGEFVDTVKTKFHEVRITGLEPATIYYVQLASYGVISDSVAFISSTSSDSRSTGQINVYFNKSVDTTVGIWMKAQGDVNLKDKLIQRINQARYSIDICFYNLSTDTQGRVGREIANALISAKSRGVKIRFIIDSSKINNAPVRDLINAGIPVLASRYSGGIMHNKFAVFDYRDSSSWADDWVWTGSWNATVQGTYNDFQNVIEIQDRALAGAFTREFEEMWGGYGDTPNVANAKFGINKTDNTPHVFNIKGKRVEVYFSPSDKIASKINRVLLTADKSIFYALLTFTRNDLASTLKSRSDNGVIVKGILDNNTDQGSQYSFLSSFSEVLIDTDRSAQFHHKYCLIDPTHIYSEPILITGSYNWSNSAESSNDENIIIIWDTLVVNLYLQEFVARYKQNGGSSLITFALLRDEQDLDFELSQNYPNPFNMETNISYAIPSDGFVRLRVFDLLGREVLIAANDFQRKGRYQLKLKFDSVNLSSGVYFYRLEFFSRDGNFVQAKKMVLIK